The Williamsia sp. DF01-3 genome has a window encoding:
- a CDS encoding ice-binding family protein — protein sequence MAATSIVAMSLAAITFTSTAASAAAVAPPLGTAEEFAVLAYSGITNTNTTTITAGDIGTTTSTITGVGPGADQIVPSPTVRSVPDSELARGSANTAYNNLAGQDATTLGGVELGGQTLFGDTYDTGGVLGLTGTLTLDGQGRNDSVWIFQSTSALTTAANSSVVLTNGAQACNVFWQIPSAATIGTGTEFVGTVITNSEAITLGQGATVDGRLISLNAAVTLNNNTIFNSGCEDEPTETTTTTTTTTTDETTTTTDETTTTTDETTTTTDGTTTTTDGTTTTTDGTTTTTDGTTTTTTLPTADTTTTMPTLPAIPGLPNIPGLPGLPGAPGGPGQPGAPGAPGGPGQPGAPGAPGGPGQPGGPGQPGTPGGPGAPGQPGAPGYNQPAPESGEYTTPQAPSPGRQVPNVPRGSVNTGDGSSASALSVQWLQQFSRATASSVQVS from the coding sequence TTGGCGGCGACATCTATCGTTGCCATGTCCCTCGCCGCCATTACGTTCACCTCCACCGCTGCGTCGGCTGCCGCGGTGGCTCCTCCATTGGGTACCGCCGAGGAGTTCGCGGTTCTGGCCTACTCCGGGATCACCAACACCAACACCACCACCATCACTGCCGGCGATATCGGGACCACCACATCGACCATCACCGGTGTCGGCCCCGGTGCAGATCAGATCGTCCCTTCGCCGACCGTTCGCAGCGTCCCGGATTCGGAGCTCGCGCGTGGGTCGGCAAACACGGCGTACAACAACCTTGCAGGTCAGGACGCGACCACACTCGGGGGCGTGGAACTCGGTGGACAGACTCTGTTCGGCGACACCTACGACACGGGCGGGGTACTGGGACTCACCGGCACGCTCACCCTGGACGGACAGGGTCGGAACGACTCGGTGTGGATTTTCCAGAGCACCTCCGCGCTCACCACCGCTGCGAACAGCAGTGTGGTACTGACCAATGGCGCGCAGGCATGCAATGTCTTCTGGCAGATCCCCTCTGCCGCAACGATTGGTACCGGCACGGAATTTGTCGGAACGGTCATCACGAACAGTGAAGCCATCACCTTGGGTCAGGGAGCCACGGTCGACGGACGCCTCATCTCGCTGAATGCCGCGGTGACGTTGAACAACAACACGATCTTCAATTCGGGGTGTGAGGACGAGCCGACGGAGACCACCACGACGACCACAACGACCACGACGGACGAGACGACGACCACGACGGACGAGACGACCACTACCACGGACGAGACGACGACTACCACGGACGGCACGACGACTACCACGGACGGTACGACGACCACCACGGACGGTACGACGACCACAACGGATGGCACGACGACCACAACAACGCTGCCAACCGCAGACACAACAACAACCATGCCGACGTTGCCGGCCATCCCGGGACTGCCGAATATCCCTGGCCTGCCAGGCCTTCCGGGAGCACCGGGCGGACCGGGTCAGCCAGGAGCGCCGGGGGCACCGGGTGGACCGGGTCAGCCAGGAGCGCCGGGAGCACCGGGCGGACCAGGACAGCCGGGTGGACCAGGACAACCGGGGACACCGGGTGGACCAGGGGCACCGGGACAGCCCGGAGCGCCGGGCTACAACCAGCCGGCACCGGAGTCGGGGGAGTACACCACACCCCAGGCGCCGTCACCGGGTCGTCAGGTTCCCAACGTGCCGCGTGGTTCGGTCAACACCGGCGACGGAAGCAGCGCAAGCGCCCTGAGTGTTCAGTGGCTCCAACAATTCAGCCGCGCAACGGCTTCCAGTGTCCAGGTCTCCTGA
- a CDS encoding class F sortase yields the protein MIPSDASTGNGGRRTTPRLSAVLAALLLAITVLATGCAGQSSPGGVDVPTRDAAVNPAVNAAGLTKSIPTRIEVPSIGVDSSLMGLGLDAQGAMQVPAEGFPAGWYTGAPTPGETGPAVIAGHVDWAGVPGVFFELANLEPGAEISVTREDGSIARFEVTEVTTFPKDEFPTDLVYGTLDFAGLRLITCGGAFDESASSYQDNVVAFAKLVGTG from the coding sequence ATGATTCCGTCGGACGCGTCGACCGGAAACGGCGGTAGACGCACAACACCTCGCCTGTCGGCGGTGCTCGCGGCTCTGCTGCTGGCGATCACGGTGCTGGCCACGGGATGTGCCGGTCAGTCGTCGCCTGGTGGCGTCGACGTACCGACCAGGGATGCCGCCGTCAATCCTGCGGTCAACGCAGCGGGGCTGACCAAGTCGATTCCCACCCGCATCGAGGTTCCTTCGATCGGCGTCGACTCGTCGTTGATGGGACTCGGACTCGATGCACAAGGGGCGATGCAGGTTCCGGCAGAAGGCTTCCCAGCAGGCTGGTACACCGGGGCGCCGACACCGGGGGAGACGGGCCCGGCAGTCATTGCCGGACACGTGGACTGGGCCGGCGTTCCAGGCGTCTTCTTCGAGCTCGCCAACCTCGAGCCCGGTGCCGAGATCTCCGTGACCCGTGAAGACGGCAGCATCGCTCGATTCGAGGTCACCGAGGTGACGACGTTCCCCAAGGACGAGTTCCCGACGGACCTCGTCTACGGCACGCTCGACTTCGCGGGTCTTCGCCTCATCACCTGTGGCGGCGCGTTCGATGAGAGCGCGAGCAGCTACCAGGACAATGTTGTTGCATTCGCGAAACTGGTGGGAACCGGCTGA
- a CDS encoding D-alanine--D-alanine ligase family protein yields the protein MSSPVQSDRLRLVVLFGGVSAEHDVSCVTAAHVLAAADRSKYDLVPVGITKDGTWFRNDKAIAALSDPDVSLPDALEPAGTEVDPLSELLASPDGLPVVVLPLLHGPHGEDGTVQGMLELAGIPYVGAGVLGSAVCMDKALAKIVAAQAGIPQCRWIEYRVGASDRSTLVDRAVAELGFPMFVKPANLGSSVGISKAHDEAELIVAVELALRYDEVVVIEEGVVGREIEVAVLGNNEPETSVPGEVRPGAEFYDYEDKYINGAAALMIPAELPANEAERVRELAVQSFRALRCSGMARVDFFFEEGGRGWLLNEANTIPGFTPHSMYPKLWEATGLDYSSLIDRLVELARERHSLRAGFSTEH from the coding sequence ATGTCTTCGCCCGTACAGTCCGATCGCCTGCGCCTGGTTGTGTTGTTCGGCGGTGTCTCCGCCGAACACGATGTGTCCTGCGTGACAGCAGCGCACGTCCTCGCAGCGGCCGACCGGTCCAAGTACGACCTGGTGCCGGTGGGCATCACCAAAGACGGCACCTGGTTCCGCAACGACAAGGCCATCGCGGCCCTGTCCGACCCTGACGTCTCGCTGCCCGACGCCCTCGAGCCCGCCGGCACCGAAGTCGATCCGCTCTCCGAACTGCTCGCGTCACCGGACGGGCTGCCCGTCGTCGTGTTGCCGTTGCTGCACGGCCCCCACGGCGAAGACGGAACCGTCCAGGGGATGTTGGAGCTGGCCGGGATCCCGTACGTCGGGGCGGGTGTTCTCGGGTCGGCCGTCTGCATGGACAAGGCACTCGCGAAAATCGTTGCCGCGCAGGCCGGAATCCCGCAGTGCCGGTGGATCGAGTACCGGGTGGGCGCGTCGGACCGCAGCACGCTGGTGGATCGCGCAGTCGCCGAACTCGGATTCCCGATGTTCGTCAAGCCTGCCAATCTCGGTTCTTCCGTGGGCATCTCGAAAGCGCACGACGAGGCCGAACTCATTGTTGCGGTGGAGCTGGCGCTGCGCTACGACGAAGTCGTCGTGATCGAAGAAGGCGTTGTCGGGCGCGAGATCGAAGTGGCCGTGCTGGGCAACAACGAGCCCGAGACGTCGGTCCCGGGCGAGGTGCGGCCGGGTGCCGAGTTCTACGACTACGAAGACAAGTACATCAACGGTGCTGCGGCACTGATGATTCCGGCCGAGCTACCGGCCAACGAGGCCGAACGCGTTCGTGAGCTGGCTGTGCAATCGTTCCGCGCGCTGCGATGCTCAGGGATGGCGCGGGTCGACTTCTTCTTCGAAGAGGGCGGGCGCGGCTGGTTGTTGAACGAGGCCAACACGATCCCCGGCTTCACACCCCACTCGATGTACCCGAAACTGTGGGAGGCCACCGGGCTCGACTACAGCTCGCTGATCGACAGGCTGGTCGAGCTGGCCCGCGAAAGGCACTCACTGCGAGCCGGATTCAGCACCGAACACTGA
- the murF gene encoding UDP-N-acetylmuramoyl-tripeptide--D-alanyl-D-alanine ligase gives MRFKASDVAAATGGRLIGPDTTIDGASIDSRSVRPDQLFVPIVADRDGHDFIGKAREAGVTTYLTSRGAGHGSGTAIEVRDTALALADLGRAARGRLTGPVVGVTGSVGKTSTKDLLASVLTTSYVTAANERSFNNELGLPLTLLGARDDTEAVVVEMGARGVGHIALLCDIARPTVGIVTRVEGVHLELFGDIESVARAKGELIEALPDDGLAVLNNDHPLVVAMADRTSATVLRYGFTPDADVYADNISLDDELRGSFTLHSPWGSTAVTLAARGEHQISNALAAVAAAGGIGVPVDRIAAGLGQAAISGLRMELTRTEGGVLILNDAYNANPTSMAAALDSLATLAASRRVAVLGVMAELGESAPAEHLTITERARALGVEVIAVDAPDYGPHARHVATVDQAAAALSDLASGDAVLVKGSRVAALERVAAALTAG, from the coding sequence GTGCGATTCAAGGCGAGTGATGTGGCAGCGGCGACCGGTGGACGTCTGATCGGACCCGACACGACCATTGACGGTGCGAGCATCGATTCACGCAGCGTGCGTCCCGACCAGCTGTTCGTGCCGATCGTCGCCGACCGCGACGGCCACGACTTCATCGGCAAGGCGCGCGAGGCCGGGGTCACCACCTATCTGACCAGCCGGGGCGCCGGGCACGGCAGCGGAACAGCCATCGAGGTTCGCGATACCGCGCTGGCTCTCGCCGACCTCGGACGGGCCGCGCGCGGCCGCTTGACCGGGCCCGTTGTCGGTGTCACCGGCTCGGTGGGCAAGACGTCCACCAAGGACCTGCTGGCGTCGGTGCTGACCACGTCGTACGTCACCGCGGCCAACGAGCGTTCTTTCAACAATGAACTCGGATTACCGTTGACCTTGCTGGGCGCACGCGACGACACCGAGGCCGTGGTTGTGGAGATGGGTGCACGCGGCGTCGGGCACATCGCCCTGCTGTGCGACATCGCGCGGCCCACAGTCGGGATCGTGACCAGGGTCGAAGGTGTGCACCTCGAACTCTTCGGCGACATCGAGTCGGTGGCCAGGGCGAAGGGCGAGTTGATCGAGGCACTGCCCGACGACGGTCTGGCCGTACTGAACAACGACCATCCGCTGGTCGTGGCCATGGCCGACCGCACGTCGGCCACCGTGTTGCGTTACGGGTTCACCCCCGACGCTGACGTCTACGCCGACAACATCTCGCTGGACGACGAACTGCGAGGCAGTTTCACCCTGCACAGCCCCTGGGGAAGTACGGCCGTGACCCTTGCTGCCCGCGGGGAGCATCAGATTTCCAATGCGCTTGCGGCAGTGGCCGCTGCCGGCGGCATCGGCGTTCCGGTGGACAGGATCGCCGCAGGATTGGGACAGGCCGCGATCTCCGGCCTGCGTATGGAACTCACCCGCACCGAGGGTGGCGTGCTCATCCTCAACGACGCCTACAACGCCAACCCCACGTCGATGGCCGCAGCGCTGGACTCCCTGGCGACCCTGGCCGCGTCGCGCCGCGTCGCGGTACTCGGCGTGATGGCCGAACTCGGTGAGTCGGCGCCGGCAGAACATCTGACCATCACCGAGCGTGCCCGTGCACTGGGCGTCGAGGTGATCGCCGTCGATGCACCCGACTACGGCCCGCACGCGCGGCACGTGGCGACCGTGGACCAGGCTGCGGCAGCGTTGTCCGATCTCGCCTCGGGCGACGCGGTGCTCGTCAAGGGCAGTCGTGTCGCCGCACTGGAACGGGTGGCCGCGGCTCTGACCGCCGGCTGA
- a CDS encoding acyltransferase, with protein sequence MTDAPAVRSAPAGRVDSLTGIRSVAALLVCATHAAFWTGKYTNDVEGWFFARLEVGVAIFFVLSGYLLFTPWVTALRKSGAAPDVGRYFWHRTRRILPAYWLTVLGVYIVFVWKEDNSTLGHGAEGLVRNLTLTQTYGFGYLHSGLTHMWSLATEVVFYLLLPVFGWVISRLCGGRWRPGVMIGAVVVLMLVSPAWAVATHHIAGLDVTARLWAPAFLIWFAGGMLLAILGQLMRSWHPLLSVLVAVLAFQLSCTSLAGEPTITPNSLSATIVKSVLYLVIAVGLIAPLAIGSRDHWWNRVMSRPAVVWFGEISYEFFLVHLIVLELVMDMLGYPIFSGSVVGVFIVTVVLATPVAWALHQVTAPLWHKKKSVVVSVR encoded by the coding sequence ATGACCGACGCCCCGGCAGTACGGTCCGCACCCGCCGGTCGAGTCGACTCGCTCACCGGGATCCGTTCTGTCGCAGCGTTACTGGTGTGCGCCACCCATGCGGCGTTCTGGACCGGCAAGTACACGAACGACGTCGAGGGCTGGTTCTTCGCGCGGCTCGAAGTGGGCGTCGCGATCTTCTTTGTCCTGTCGGGGTACCTGCTCTTCACCCCCTGGGTCACTGCGCTGCGCAAGTCCGGAGCGGCCCCCGATGTCGGCCGGTACTTCTGGCACAGGACCCGTCGTATTCTTCCGGCGTACTGGCTCACCGTGCTCGGCGTCTATATCGTCTTCGTCTGGAAAGAGGACAACTCCACCCTCGGTCACGGAGCCGAGGGCCTGGTCCGCAACCTGACCCTCACCCAGACCTACGGCTTCGGCTACCTCCATTCCGGCCTCACGCACATGTGGAGCCTGGCCACCGAAGTCGTCTTCTATCTGTTGCTGCCCGTGTTCGGGTGGGTGATCTCCCGGCTGTGCGGCGGGCGGTGGCGTCCGGGCGTGATGATCGGCGCAGTGGTCGTGTTGATGCTGGTGTCGCCGGCCTGGGCAGTGGCCACTCATCACATCGCCGGGCTCGACGTCACAGCTCGGCTGTGGGCGCCGGCGTTCCTGATCTGGTTCGCCGGCGGGATGCTGCTGGCAATCCTGGGTCAGCTAATGCGGAGCTGGCACCCGCTGCTGTCGGTGCTGGTGGCGGTGCTCGCATTCCAGTTGTCGTGCACGTCGCTCGCGGGGGAGCCGACCATCACCCCGAACTCTCTCTCGGCGACCATCGTGAAGTCGGTGCTGTACCTCGTCATCGCGGTCGGACTGATCGCGCCGCTGGCCATCGGCTCACGGGACCACTGGTGGAACCGGGTGATGTCGCGGCCGGCGGTGGTGTGGTTCGGGGAGATCTCCTACGAGTTCTTCCTCGTCCATCTGATCGTTCTCGAACTGGTGATGGACATGCTCGGCTACCCGATCTTCTCCGGATCTGTTGTCGGGGTGTTCATCGTCACTGTGGTGCTGGCCACCCCCGTGGCCTGGGCGTTGCACCAGGTCACCGCCCCTTTGTGGCACAAGAAGAAGTCGGTGGTCGTGAGCGTCCGGTAA
- a CDS encoding thioesterase family protein, which translates to MGTETRGDTGDFAFVADVPVRWSDMDAFGHINHARMITLMEEARVAWLLSVGEQYAPLIKSAMIVTVEIRYQAQLRHEDSPLRIAMWIKGFRSVDFTIGYEVRSATAGPDSKPACVASTQMAVVDIEKQRLRRLTDTEKSYLQEWSHR; encoded by the coding sequence ATGGGCACCGAGACGCGTGGGGATACAGGCGATTTCGCATTTGTCGCAGATGTGCCGGTGCGCTGGTCGGACATGGATGCTTTCGGACACATCAATCACGCCCGGATGATCACCCTGATGGAGGAGGCGCGCGTCGCCTGGCTGCTGAGCGTCGGCGAGCAGTACGCGCCGCTGATCAAGAGCGCCATGATCGTCACCGTCGAGATCCGGTATCAGGCCCAACTGCGCCATGAGGACAGTCCACTGCGAATTGCAATGTGGATCAAGGGATTCCGGTCAGTCGACTTCACGATCGGTTACGAGGTGAGGTCGGCGACTGCCGGCCCGGACTCCAAGCCCGCCTGCGTTGCGAGCACTCAGATGGCCGTGGTCGACATCGAGAAGCAGCGACTACGACGGTTGACCGATACCGAGAAGTCGTACCTTCAGGAGTGGTCGCACCGTTGA
- a CDS encoding alpha/beta hydrolase family protein — MSVVRLFGALATCGALLASTSVIANATPAAGEATIEKVVKVGDQREDLTITSPAMGGDVHVTVLLPRDPSSSRGSLYLLDGAGSKSSTVSDWIEKGGADKYFADKDVNVVLPAGRGAFYTDWQRRDPEMGKPKWETFLTKELPPLIDETYNGNGNNAVAGLSMGGQSAFALATRHPSLYTGVGSMSGCPPVSGPINESYVRATVAKDGGDATNMWGPWGSPGWAEHDPSGRLDALHGKQIYISAGSGVPGPLDRRTVPDPGLTKDQAVAVGGYLEIGAYRCSIEFAVRMRAAGIPATENFQVIGTHSWAYWAEDLKTLWPTLSPGL; from the coding sequence ATGTCTGTGGTCCGCTTGTTCGGTGCATTGGCCACGTGCGGAGCGCTCCTGGCGTCGACGTCCGTCATTGCCAACGCCACCCCAGCCGCCGGTGAGGCGACGATCGAGAAGGTCGTCAAGGTCGGCGACCAGCGTGAAGACCTGACCATCACGTCACCGGCAATGGGCGGGGACGTTCACGTCACCGTGCTGTTGCCCCGCGATCCGTCGTCCTCGCGGGGAAGCCTGTACCTGCTCGATGGTGCCGGGAGTAAGTCGTCGACGGTCAGTGACTGGATCGAAAAGGGCGGTGCCGACAAGTATTTCGCTGACAAAGACGTGAACGTGGTCCTTCCCGCGGGGCGGGGTGCGTTCTACACCGACTGGCAGCGTCGCGATCCGGAGATGGGAAAGCCCAAGTGGGAGACGTTCCTGACAAAGGAACTGCCTCCGCTGATCGACGAGACCTACAACGGCAATGGCAACAATGCGGTCGCCGGGCTGTCGATGGGTGGCCAGTCGGCGTTCGCGCTCGCAACCCGTCATCCTTCGCTGTACACCGGCGTCGGATCCATGAGCGGCTGCCCGCCGGTGAGCGGCCCCATCAACGAGAGCTACGTTCGTGCAACCGTCGCCAAAGACGGCGGCGACGCCACCAACATGTGGGGACCGTGGGGTTCGCCCGGCTGGGCTGAACATGATCCTTCCGGACGCCTCGATGCCCTGCATGGCAAGCAGATCTACATCTCTGCCGGGTCCGGTGTTCCCGGGCCCCTAGATCGGCGCACTGTGCCCGACCCTGGCCTCACCAAAGACCAAGCAGTTGCCGTCGGCGGCTACCTCGAGATCGGCGCCTACCGGTGCTCGATCGAGTTCGCCGTTCGGATGCGCGCCGCCGGGATCCCCGCCACCGAGAACTTTCAGGTGATCGGTACACATTCCTGGGCGTACTGGGCCGAGGACCTCAAGACGCTGTGGCCGACCCTGTCGCCCGGCCTCTGA
- the hisC gene encoding histidinol-phosphate transaminase, translated as MTPHIRPDLADVPAYVPGKNVPGALKLASNETTDGPLPGVAAAIAQAAAGVNRYPDNGAVELTSELAKHLDVAPENIQTGCGSVTLCQNLITIATQPGDEVLFAWRSFETYPLATRVAGATPVQVPLTARRVHDLPAMADAITDRTRLVFICNPNNPTGTVVDSAALHDFMERVPSDVLVALDEAYYEYVRPTEAQRYDAIELHRRYKNLVVLRTFSKAYGLAGLRVGYAIADPAVTNALLKVHVPFSVNSLAQSAAIASLHAKNELLARTDSVVSERERVTSELRAAGYSVPSSQANFVWIDLADDSTRFAQEAMDAGVIIRPFAGEGVRITVTHAAENDRFLAFARDRASR; from the coding sequence GTGACCCCGCATATCCGCCCCGATCTCGCCGACGTCCCCGCCTACGTGCCCGGCAAGAACGTGCCCGGTGCCCTCAAACTCGCGAGCAACGAGACCACCGACGGCCCCCTACCGGGTGTTGCCGCCGCGATTGCCCAGGCCGCGGCCGGCGTCAACCGCTACCCCGACAACGGTGCGGTGGAGCTGACCAGCGAGCTGGCCAAGCACCTCGATGTTGCTCCGGAGAACATCCAGACCGGCTGCGGGTCGGTCACCCTCTGCCAGAACCTGATCACCATCGCCACGCAGCCTGGAGACGAGGTGCTCTTCGCGTGGCGGTCGTTCGAGACGTACCCGTTGGCAACCCGGGTTGCCGGTGCGACACCGGTCCAAGTGCCATTGACCGCGAGACGAGTGCACGATCTGCCTGCGATGGCCGATGCCATCACCGACCGCACCCGACTGGTGTTCATCTGCAACCCGAACAACCCCACTGGCACCGTCGTCGACTCAGCTGCCCTGCACGACTTCATGGAACGGGTCCCGTCCGATGTGCTCGTGGCGCTCGACGAGGCCTACTACGAGTACGTCAGGCCCACCGAGGCCCAACGCTACGACGCTATCGAACTCCACCGCCGCTACAAGAACCTCGTTGTGCTGCGCACGTTCTCCAAGGCCTACGGTCTGGCCGGGCTACGGGTCGGTTATGCAATCGCCGACCCGGCAGTCACCAACGCGTTGCTCAAGGTGCATGTGCCCTTCAGCGTGAACTCCTTGGCCCAGTCAGCGGCAATCGCTAGCCTGCATGCCAAAAACGAACTCCTGGCCCGGACCGATTCGGTGGTCTCCGAGCGCGAGCGGGTCACGAGCGAACTCCGCGCCGCCGGATACAGCGTGCCGTCGAGTCAGGCGAACTTCGTGTGGATCGACCTCGCCGACGACTCCACGCGTTTCGCCCAGGAGGCGATGGACGCCGGTGTGATCATTCGCCCGTTTGCTGGCGAAGGCGTGCGGATCACCGTCACCCATGCCGCGGAGAACGACCGGTTCCTGGCTTTCGCCCGCGACCGCGCGTCCCGCTGA
- a CDS encoding tyrosine-type recombinase/integrase, which produces MDISRLVEANGPSADSARRTLQSKLQSRVYVDTGAAALTQKSMVKELAAHWFELKKPPNVSQQTYNHYLDVWRRLCEPRIGELTISEVTVGKIDGLLREIHGRTPSFARHAKVLCRGIFGEAVRLDIINRSPALEVGRLKSAKREPTRAVSDAVFAEVLRAIDRYSRGETLLADGSVVVRPGPRPSADLRDALILLLATGARIGEVLAIKYDDVDLDTAPPQLTICGTLVTPRQRGETLHRQTHRKGGAPNVTVLLPQFAAAVLQRRMNEPTFANPHGAVFVTSTGNWLSPSNLRRSWRAALGPELSWVTPHSCRRTVATLVKREYGIEAAQEQLGHGSTAITEAHYIERASVARDVRAALTTYGLAFEQSDGKVMDLERISSNNEGQ; this is translated from the coding sequence ATGGACATCTCCAGACTCGTCGAGGCGAACGGTCCGTCTGCCGACTCTGCGCGGCGGACTCTTCAGTCGAAACTGCAGTCGCGCGTTTATGTCGACACAGGGGCGGCTGCCCTCACCCAGAAGTCCATGGTGAAAGAGCTAGCCGCGCACTGGTTCGAGCTCAAGAAGCCGCCTAATGTTTCGCAGCAGACCTACAATCATTACCTCGACGTTTGGCGGCGACTTTGCGAGCCGCGGATTGGTGAGCTCACAATCTCTGAGGTAACGGTGGGGAAGATTGACGGATTGCTGCGCGAAATACATGGTCGGACTCCAAGCTTCGCACGCCACGCAAAAGTGTTGTGTCGCGGCATCTTCGGCGAGGCCGTCCGCCTGGACATAATCAATCGGAGCCCAGCTCTTGAAGTCGGCCGTCTAAAGTCAGCGAAGCGTGAACCAACGCGAGCGGTTTCGGACGCTGTCTTCGCTGAGGTTCTACGCGCGATAGACCGGTACTCCCGCGGCGAGACTCTATTAGCCGACGGCTCAGTCGTCGTACGGCCCGGGCCAAGACCGTCGGCAGACCTGCGTGACGCCCTAATCCTCTTGCTAGCGACCGGGGCGAGAATCGGCGAAGTGCTCGCGATCAAGTATGACGACGTGGACTTAGACACCGCACCCCCTCAGCTGACGATATGCGGAACGCTTGTAACTCCGCGACAGCGGGGCGAGACCCTCCATCGCCAGACGCACCGCAAAGGCGGAGCGCCCAATGTCACCGTCTTGCTACCGCAGTTCGCTGCCGCAGTGTTGCAACGCCGAATGAACGAGCCCACCTTCGCGAACCCGCACGGAGCCGTCTTTGTAACGAGCACCGGAAACTGGCTATCCCCATCGAACCTCCGCCGCTCGTGGCGCGCGGCACTGGGACCGGAGCTTTCGTGGGTGACACCGCACTCGTGTCGGCGGACAGTCGCGACCTTGGTAAAACGCGAATACGGCATCGAGGCCGCACAGGAGCAACTCGGGCACGGCAGTACAGCTATCACAGAGGCTCACTACATCGAGCGAGCCAGTGTCGCCCGTGACGTTCGCGCAGCACTCACCACTTACGGACTGGCTTTCGAGCAAAGTGATGGCAAAGTGATGGATTTGGAACGGATCTCGTCGAACAACGAAGGCCAGTAA
- a CDS encoding XRE family transcriptional regulator, translating into MTQQWSEEIVERVGREVRRLRGKDHAKMSAAGLADRTAALGHPISRSVIADLEIGRKKSLDVAELLVLAQALQVAPVQLVYPDLPKGDVEVLPGRFVESHEALQWFSGVSALFSPLQESTDSERSVQIEVREVFASQRDRVSPTREWLLALRAMRAAQSQLRRAVSRGAGTDEVETLQYVYLTSKEQAERAFEEMVAAGMPAGDGDSGV; encoded by the coding sequence GTGACGCAGCAGTGGTCGGAGGAGATTGTGGAGCGGGTCGGCCGTGAGGTTCGGCGGCTCCGAGGGAAAGACCACGCCAAGATGAGTGCAGCGGGGTTGGCCGATCGGACAGCGGCGCTAGGACATCCCATTTCACGCTCAGTGATCGCCGATCTCGAAATCGGGAGAAAGAAAAGTCTTGACGTTGCCGAGTTGCTTGTCCTCGCACAAGCACTGCAGGTCGCTCCCGTCCAACTGGTCTACCCGGACTTGCCGAAAGGCGACGTCGAGGTGCTGCCTGGACGGTTCGTCGAATCCCATGAGGCGCTTCAATGGTTCTCTGGTGTCAGTGCGTTGTTCAGTCCTTTGCAGGAATCGACAGACTCAGAGCGGTCAGTTCAGATTGAAGTCCGAGAAGTGTTCGCATCTCAACGCGATCGGGTCTCGCCCACTCGTGAATGGTTGCTCGCGTTGCGCGCGATGCGCGCAGCGCAGTCTCAACTACGTCGTGCGGTCTCACGAGGCGCTGGTACTGACGAGGTCGAGACGCTCCAATACGTCTATCTGACGTCGAAGGAGCAAGCAGAAAGGGCGTTCGAAGAGATGGTAGCGGCTGGGATGCCAGCTGGCGACGGCGATTCCGGGGTATAG
- a CDS encoding helix-turn-helix domain-containing protein gives MTRRLYTVKEAALMTGLSRASIYNRLSAGDIRSVKVGSRRLFPDTAIDEFIERLEEQAARGGSGVA, from the coding sequence GTGACACGCAGGTTGTACACAGTTAAAGAAGCCGCGTTGATGACGGGGCTGAGCCGAGCCAGCATCTACAACAGGTTGAGCGCTGGCGACATCCGATCCGTCAAGGTTGGAAGCCGCCGATTGTTCCCTGATACAGCGATTGATGAGTTCATCGAGCGCTTAGAGGAACAAGCTGCTCGAGGTGGCAGCGGCGTCGCCTGA